From the Synechococcus sp. HK01-R genome, one window contains:
- a CDS encoding DUF1651 domain-containing protein, producing MRHRPPNAKRHQPEPPAGSWLMHGRSRQLLHFKPVNKGSGEWIELRYLYWVPPHPPVTQNRRLISLDDALERWGQLRASGWRQVQRICHC from the coding sequence ATGCGGCATCGACCTCCCAACGCCAAACGACATCAGCCCGAGCCCCCCGCGGGGAGCTGGTTGATGCATGGCAGGAGTCGTCAACTGCTGCACTTCAAACCTGTGAATAAAGGCAGCGGCGAATGGATCGAATTGCGCTACCTTTACTGGGTTCCGCCCCATCCGCCAGTCACCCAGAACCGCCGTCTGATTTCTCTCGACGATGCACTGGAGCGCTGGGGCCAACTGCGAGCCTCCGGCTGGCGTCAGGTTCAAAGGATCTGCCATTGCTGA
- a CDS encoding SDR family NAD(P)-dependent oxidoreductase has translation MKRLLMTGASSGIGLEAARLLACAGHQLTLLCRSQERCEQTRQHLLAAGADASRIVCHAVDLADLFSVERGCQQLLAQGQALDGLVLNAGQQRAGATAPVFSAQGIEITFAVNQLAHQWIATRLLPLLRAGEQPRLVITASDVHDPATGGGRVGQPADLGDLAGLRSGASFVMLDGSERFDGDKAYKDSKLCNVLLGRELARQLEGVMPVIAWSPGLVIPRCREGFFRYNRQSNPVGMALFAAVARDLLRVTESVQTAGRLLAALTTEADYGTPGFSYWSNRLVRPGLHRFEAKATSPNAADFDQASALWRLSELLIGRCLDCVSRP, from the coding sequence ATGAAGCGGCTTCTGATGACCGGCGCGAGTTCGGGCATTGGCCTGGAGGCGGCGCGTCTGCTGGCCTGCGCCGGTCATCAGCTCACCCTGTTGTGCCGTTCGCAGGAGCGTTGTGAACAGACGCGCCAGCATCTGCTCGCAGCGGGCGCCGATGCCAGCCGCATTGTTTGCCACGCCGTCGACCTGGCGGATCTGTTCAGTGTGGAGCGGGGCTGTCAACAGCTGTTGGCACAGGGCCAGGCCTTGGATGGGCTGGTGCTCAATGCCGGTCAGCAACGGGCTGGTGCTACGGCTCCGGTGTTCAGTGCTCAGGGGATCGAGATCACCTTTGCGGTGAATCAACTGGCCCACCAGTGGATTGCCACCCGACTGCTGCCGTTGTTGCGAGCCGGAGAGCAGCCACGGCTGGTGATCACGGCCTCGGATGTGCATGACCCCGCCACGGGCGGAGGCCGGGTGGGCCAACCCGCGGATCTGGGGGATCTGGCGGGACTGCGCTCTGGAGCAAGCTTTGTGATGCTCGATGGCAGTGAGCGCTTTGATGGCGACAAGGCCTACAAAGACAGCAAGCTCTGCAACGTGCTGCTGGGCCGTGAACTCGCCCGACAGCTGGAGGGGGTGATGCCGGTGATCGCCTGGAGCCCGGGCCTGGTGATTCCCCGGTGCCGAGAGGGCTTCTTTCGCTACAACCGCCAGAGCAATCCGGTGGGCATGGCGCTGTTTGCTGCGGTGGCCCGGGATCTGTTGCGGGTGACTGAATCGGTGCAGACGGCCGGGCGACTGCTGGCGGCGCTCACCACGGAGGCTGACTATGGCACTCCTGGTTTCAGTTATTGGAGCAACCGGTTGGTGCGGCCGGGTCTGCATCGCTTTGAAGCGAAGGCCACCAGCCCCAATGCTGCCGACTTTGACCAGGCTTCGGCGTTGTGGCGGTTGTCGGAGCTTTTGATTGGACGCTGCCTTGACTGTGTGTCAAGGCCATGA
- a CDS encoding cupin domain-containing protein has protein sequence MSSHRPVEILPRSGLQAGVAFFSDPLPSDATLIAEVPSSDQPQLFCHRRQTDQLMVLRGSVDLIVLQNRQLRRITLREDEATWVRIPAGVPHGAINRSCQAAVMVNAVLRHGPSDPRDYRPRPVPRALLQQWDALIAG, from the coding sequence ATGTCGAGTCATCGACCCGTTGAAATTCTTCCCCGCTCAGGCCTTCAAGCCGGCGTGGCCTTTTTCAGCGACCCCTTGCCAAGCGATGCAACCCTCATCGCAGAAGTCCCCTCATCAGACCAACCCCAGCTGTTCTGTCACCGCCGACAAACCGACCAGTTGATGGTGCTGCGCGGCAGCGTCGATCTGATCGTGTTGCAGAACCGGCAGTTGCGCCGCATCACCCTGCGAGAAGACGAAGCCACCTGGGTGCGCATTCCCGCAGGCGTGCCGCATGGAGCGATTAACCGCAGTTGCCAGGCGGCGGTGATGGTGAATGCCGTGCTGCGGCACGGCCCCAGCGATCCGCGCGACTATCGCCCGCGCCCCGTGCCCCGCGCCCTCCTCCAGCAGTGGGATGCATTGATCGCGGGGTGA
- a CDS encoding phosphatase PAP2 family protein, whose amino-acid sequence MDWIRQCQNCGGCPVPAVGQKTDPDPNQVNLHQPHHNNQSSRAIKPGIWKGYLEKNEMAKALALVDGPPASGSAAEALDQATAKATFALRGTARWTLAAKDADLHFPGVAATFSCALGVPINETETPKLLMLMRRSMTDLGLSTYPAKNKYQRQRPFMVNGQPICTPEDEPALRSDGSYPSGHTAVGWGWGLILSTIAPDRSDELIARGRAYGESRSVCIEGQA is encoded by the coding sequence ATGGATTGGATCCGTCAATGCCAGAACTGTGGCGGCTGCCCCGTGCCTGCTGTGGGGCAGAAAACCGACCCTGATCCGAATCAGGTCAATTTGCACCAGCCGCACCACAACAACCAAAGCAGCAGGGCTATCAAGCCTGGAATCTGGAAGGGCTATCTCGAGAAGAACGAGATGGCCAAGGCTCTGGCCCTGGTCGACGGTCCACCGGCATCAGGCAGTGCGGCAGAGGCCCTCGATCAAGCCACGGCCAAAGCCACCTTTGCGCTGCGAGGCACGGCCCGTTGGACCCTGGCCGCCAAGGATGCCGACCTGCACTTTCCCGGCGTCGCCGCCACCTTTTCCTGCGCCTTAGGCGTACCAATCAACGAAACGGAGACGCCCAAGCTGCTGATGCTGATGCGCCGCAGCATGACCGACCTGGGACTCTCCACCTACCCCGCCAAAAACAAATACCAGCGTCAGCGGCCCTTCATGGTGAATGGCCAACCGATCTGCACACCGGAAGATGAACCAGCGCTGCGCAGCGATGGCTCTTACCCCTCAGGCCATACGGCCGTGGGTTGGGGTTGGGGCTTGATCCTCAGCACGATCGCGCCGGACCGCAGCGATGAACTGATCGCCCGCGGACGCGCCTACGGCGAAAGCCGCAGCGTCTGCATCGAGGGTCAAGCGTGA
- a CDS encoding DUF3598 family protein — protein sequence MHDPRSTLLNHNSGRWAGCFIRLNGSGLEQERFPTVLDVEERDGVIQTNLTYVNRGEQRAMNFTALPFTMQVGADGGWSLGPSSITPWNWVGELCVVRGTQRRRMIVRHGTSGLDSVVYVRESQDEPLQPLLPEPLHCPSHPINAFTVWTPEPGVELLLDSRVRQSGDATACGLRWSSPDGSNHQIMRRYDSQGQMQPLSEAWG from the coding sequence ATGCACGATCCCCGTTCAACGCTGCTGAACCACAACAGCGGACGCTGGGCGGGGTGCTTCATCCGCCTCAATGGCAGCGGCCTTGAGCAGGAACGCTTCCCCACCGTGCTGGATGTGGAAGAACGCGACGGGGTGATTCAAACCAACCTCACCTACGTGAACAGAGGCGAGCAGCGGGCCATGAACTTCACGGCCCTGCCCTTCACGATGCAAGTGGGCGCAGACGGTGGCTGGTCGCTGGGCCCCAGCTCGATCACCCCCTGGAACTGGGTGGGGGAACTGTGCGTGGTGCGGGGGACGCAACGGCGCCGCATGATCGTGCGCCACGGCACCAGCGGCCTCGACAGCGTGGTGTACGTGAGGGAAAGCCAAGACGAGCCGCTGCAACCACTCCTCCCCGAGCCATTGCACTGCCCAAGCCACCCCATCAACGCGTTCACGGTCTGGACGCCCGAGCCCGGCGTGGAACTGCTGCTCGACAGCCGCGTCCGCCAAAGCGGCGACGCCACCGCCTGCGGCCTGCGTTGGTCCTCCCCAGATGGCAGCAACCATCAGATCATGCGTCGCTACGACAGCCAGGGCCAGATGCAACCCCTTTCAGAGGCCTGGGGCTAA
- a CDS encoding NAD-dependent epimerase/dehydratase family protein, with product MAVFGVIGCGYVGSDVAVHLKYAGHQLIGTTRSPERMPALQEVVHEAHQLDLTDAAADFTFLEQLDGLLISVAPTQQSEGYNSVFASGLRNLTRALRCRRSTRNLHITLISSAGVYGDQQGNGVNEDSPCDTSNPVNALLASAEDLLRNIDRPDTEICILRLGGIYGPGRDMVAMIRRAAGQQVPKNGNAIPAWSSILDITRGVHFAFQQGLEGTYNLVDDMQLSRRELSTLICDREGLPPVLWGHSEPAGARMMNARVSNDKIKAAGFSFQSPSMLVPESV from the coding sequence ATGGCGGTTTTTGGAGTAATTGGCTGCGGCTACGTCGGCAGTGATGTCGCCGTGCACCTCAAATATGCAGGCCATCAGCTCATCGGCACCACCCGCTCGCCTGAGCGCATGCCAGCACTCCAGGAGGTGGTTCATGAGGCCCATCAGCTGGACCTCACCGATGCCGCAGCGGATTTCACCTTTCTCGAGCAGCTCGACGGCCTCCTGATCAGTGTGGCTCCCACCCAGCAGAGCGAGGGCTACAACAGCGTGTTTGCCAGCGGCCTGCGCAACCTCACCCGTGCCTTGCGCTGCCGCCGCAGCACCCGAAACCTGCACATCACCCTGATCAGCAGCGCCGGCGTTTACGGCGACCAGCAGGGCAACGGCGTGAATGAAGACTCTCCTTGCGACACCAGCAATCCGGTGAATGCGCTGCTGGCCTCAGCGGAAGACCTTCTGCGCAACATCGATCGACCCGACACCGAAATCTGCATTCTCCGCCTGGGCGGGATCTACGGTCCCGGCCGCGACATGGTGGCCATGATTCGCCGCGCAGCGGGACAGCAAGTCCCCAAAAATGGCAATGCCATTCCAGCGTGGAGCAGCATCCTCGACATCACCCGCGGCGTGCATTTCGCCTTTCAACAAGGCCTCGAGGGCACCTACAACCTTGTCGACGACATGCAGCTGTCCCGCCGCGAACTCTCGACCTTGATCTGCGACCGCGAGGGGCTTCCTCCCGTGCTGTGGGGCCACAGCGAACCGGCAGGCGCGCGCATGATGAACGCCAGGGTGTCGAACGACAAGATTAAAGCAGCTGGCTTCAGCTTTCAGTCCCCATCGATGCTGGTGCCCGAATCCGTGTAA